In bacterium, the genomic stretch TATCAAGTATTATCAAAAAGCCAAGTTGACAGATACCTTTCACCTGTATCTGGTAAAATTACAACAATCGTCTTACCTTTATTTTCAGTTCTTCTACCAACCTTCAAAGCCGCATATAGAGCCGCTCCGCTTGAAATTCCTGCAAGAATACCTTCTTTTTTTGCAAGTAACCGAGACATCTCGCCAGCATCTTCCTGGCTAACCTGAATAACCTCATCTATTATATCTCTATTTAAAACATTAGGAAAAAAACCTGCGCCTATCCCCTGTATTCCGTGAGTACCGGGCTCTCCACCAGATAAAACAGGTGATTTATCAGGCTCAACAGCAATAACTTTAAAAGAAGGTTTTCTCTTCTTTATTACCTCTGAAATACCAGTAATAGTTCCTCCTGTACCTACACCAGCCACAAGAATATCTACCTTACCATCAGTATCTGCCCAAATTTCTTCAGCCGTTGTCTGCCTGTGTGCTTCTGAGTTAGCAGGATTATCAAACTGTTGCAACACAATACTGCCAGCAATCTGGTTAGAAAGTTCTACAGCTTTATTTATTGCCCCTGTCATTCCTTTAGATCCTTCGGTAAGAATTATCTGCGCCCCTAAAAACTCCATAAGTTTTCTTCTCTCTATAGACATTGTTTCTGGCATAACTATAATAAGTTTGTACCCCTTAACTGCCGAAACAAACGCCAAACCTATCCCTGTATTCCCGCTTGTAGGCTCAATAATCACCCCACCTTTCTTAAGCACCCCTTCTTTTTCAGCGTTTTCAATCATAGCCAAACCTATTCTGTCTTTAACAGAACCCAAAGGGTTAAAAGATTCTATCTTGCCAAGTAGAGTCGCATTAACTTCTTTATCTATCCTTGATAACCTCACCAGAGGAGTGTTACCTATTGTTTTTGTTATATCTTCGAATATTTTTTCCATATATTTTCCTGTTTGAGAGGTAAAACCATTTTTGTATAAAACAAAGGTATATAGTTTTCTTTAGGTTTGGATAAGAGTAGAGAAATTGAATAAAAATACTAAACAATCCCCCTAAACTAAAACTTCGACGGGTAAATATCATAAAATTTTAAGTAAGAATTTAAAACAGCGGAGGGGGTGAGATTCGAACTCACGGTACGGCCTTTCAACCGTACAACGGATTAGCAATCCGCCGCACTAGACCAGGCTATGCGACCCCTCCGTAGCTGACTATCAAGGGTTTAGACATCTTTTGAAGCTTCAGTCATACCCTCGTTTTTGCCAAAGTGTGCCAAAAGTGTGCCAAAAATTTTAACTTGGCCATCTAATTTAACAAGCTCAGCAACTATGTATGATGGCTCTCCATAAGATAAGTATCTCGCAAAACTTTTCTAATATTATACCACTCTTGTTAAGAATGTCAACTATCCGAATTCTTCATCAGAATTTACACAAAATTGACTTG encodes the following:
- the cysK gene encoding cysteine synthase A codes for the protein MEKIFEDITKTIGNTPLVRLSRIDKEVNATLLGKIESFNPLGSVKDRIGLAMIENAEKEGVLKKGGVIIEPTSGNTGIGLAFVSAVKGYKLIIVMPETMSIERRKLMEFLGAQIILTEGSKGMTGAINKAVELSNQIAGSIVLQQFDNPANSEAHRQTTAEEIWADTDGKVDILVAGVGTGGTITGISEVIKKRKPSFKVIAVEPDKSPVLSGGEPGTHGIQGIGAGFFPNVLNRDIIDEVIQVSQEDAGEMSRLLAKKEGILAGISSGAALYAALKVGRRTENKGKTIVVILPDTGERYLSTWLFDNT